From Pungitius pungitius chromosome 9, fPunPun2.1, whole genome shotgun sequence, one genomic window encodes:
- the LOC119217515 gene encoding monocyte to macrophage differentiation factor 2-like, with amino-acid sequence MNLIRFMNNRVPPNKRYQPTEYEHAANCATHALWIIPSLLGSSLLHFQSEDQWERLSAWVYGAGLSSLFIISTLFHTVAWKKSHLRSVEHCFHMCDRMVIYFFIAASYAPWLNLRELGPWGCHMRWLVWVMASFGTTYVFFFHERYKITELICYTVMGVFPALVILSMPEQSGLCELLVGGACYCLGIVFFKSDGIVPFAHAIWHLFVAMGAAVHYYAIWKYLYAQPANQIETSR; translated from the exons ATGAATCTTATCAG GTTTATGAACAACCGCGTTCCTCCTAACAAGAGATACCAGCCCACAGAATACGAGCATGCTGCCAACTGTGCCACGCATGCG TTATGGATAATCCCCAGCCTGCTGGGCAGCTCCTTGTTGCACTTCCAGTCGGAGGACCAATGGGAGCGGCTGTCGGCCTGGGTGTACGGGGCGGGGCTCAGCTCGCTCTTCATCATCTCCACCCTCTTCCACACCGTGGCCTGGAAGAAGAGCCACCTGCG gtcTGTGGAGCACTGCTTCCACATGTGTGACAGGATGGTGATCTATTTCTTCATCGCTGCCTCCTACGCCCCTTG gctGAACCTGCGCGAGCTGGGTCCCTGGGGGTGTCACATGCGCTGGCTGGTCTGGGTCATGGCCTCTTTCGGTACCACCTACGTTTTCTTCTTCCACGAGAG GTATAAGATCACAGAGTTGATCTGCTACACGGTGATGGGAGTCTTCCCCGCCCTGGTCATCCTCTCAATG CCGGAGCAGTCGGGGCTGTGCGAGCTGCTGGTGGGCGGAGCCTGCTACTGCCTGGGCATCGTCTTCTTCAAAAGCGACGGCATCGTCCCCTTCGCCCACGCCATCTGGCACCTGTTTGTGGCCATGGGAGCGGCCGTTCACTACTACGCCATCTGGAAGTACCTCTACGCCCAGCCGGCCAATCAGATCGAGACGTCCAGATGA
- the LOC119217513 gene encoding actin-related protein 2/3 complex subunit 1B-B-like: MAYHSFLLEPISCHAWNKDRTQIAMCPNNHEVHIYKKDGTQWTKIHELKEHNGQVTGIDWATDSNRIVTCGADRNAYVWSLKEGAWKPTLVILRINRAARCVKWSPQENKFAVGSGSRLISVCYFEQENDWWVCKHIKKPIRSTILSLDWHPNNVLLAAGSCDFKCRVFSAYIKEVEEKPGPTPWGSKMPFGEMLFESGGSGEAGQAAAGGGGGGWVHSVCFSHSGSRLAWTSHDSTVCVAEGGKSGTVNSLSSESLPLLCVTFITENSIVAAGHDCYPALFVYDGARASLTFGGKLDVPKQTAQKGISARERFQNLDRRASETQSTDKDLNTLHKNSISQISVLEGGRNKCTKFCTTGMDGGLAIWDVKSLESAMKDLKIV; encoded by the exons ATGGCGTACCACAGCTTCCTCCTGGAACCCATTAGCTGCCATGCCTGGAACAAAGACCGTACCC AGATTGCCATGTGCCCCAACAACCACGAGGTCCACATCTACAAGAAGGATGGGACCCAGTGGACCAAGATCCACGAGCTGAAAGAGCACAACGGGCAGGTGACAG gtatCGACTGGGCCACGGACAGCAACCGCATAGTGACCTGCGGGGCGGACCGCAACGCCTACGTGTGGTCCCTGAAAGAGGGCGCGTGGAAGCCCACCCTGGTCATCCTCAGGATCAACCGCGCCGCCCGCTGCGTCAAGTGGTCGCCGCAGGAGAACAAGTTCGCCGTGGGCAGCGGCTCCCGCCTCATCTCCGTCTGCTACTTTGAGCAGGAGAACGACTG GTGGGTGTGCAAGCACATCAAGAAGCCCATCCGCTCCACCATCCTCAGCCTGGACTGGCATCCCAACAACGTGCTGCTGGCGGCGGGATCCTGCGACTTCAAATGCAG ggtgtTTTCCGCCTACAtcaaggaggtggaggagaaaccCGGCCCGACCCCGTGGGGCAGCAAGATGCCGTTCGGCGAGATGCTGTTTGAGTCCGGCGGCTCCGGGGAGGCGGGTCAGGCCGCGGCGGGGGGCGGAGGCGGAGGCTGGGTGCACAGCGTCTGCTTCTCCCACTCCGGCAGCCGCCTGGCCTGGACCTCCCACGACTCCACGGTGTGCGTCGCGGAGGGAGGCAAGAGCGGCAC GGTGAACAGTCTGAGCTCCGAGTCTCTTCCTCTGCTGTGTGTCACCTTCATCACCGAGAACAGCATAGTGGCAGCT GGCCATGACTGCTACCCGGCGCTGTTTGTGTACGACGGGGCCCGGGCCAGCCTGACGTTTGGTGGCAAGCTGGACGTTCCCAAGCAGACGGCCCAGAAGGGCATCAGTGCCAGGGAGCGCTTCCAGAACCTGGACCGCCGGGCCTCCGAGACCCAGAGCACCGACAAGGACCTGAACACCCTGCACAAGAACAGCAtcag CCAAATCTCAGTGCTGGAAGGAGGACGCAACAAGTGCACCAAGTTCTGCACCACCGGCATGGACGGAGGCCTGGCCATCTGGGACGTCAAG agTCTTGAGTCTGCAATGAAGGATTTAAAGATTGTCTAA
- the LOC119218380 gene encoding actin-related protein 2/3 complex subunit 1A, producing the protein MSLHQFLLEPITCHAWNHDRTQIAISPNNHEVHIYKKSGNQWVKTHELKEHNGHITGIDWAPKSDRIVTCGADRNAYVWSQKEGVWKPTLVILRINRAATFVKWSPLENKFAVGSGARLISVCYFESENDWWVSKHIKKPVRSTILSLDWHPNNILLAAGSCDFKCRVFSAYIKEVEEKPGPTPWGSKMPFGAVLAEFGGAGGGGWVHSVSFSASGNRLAWVSHDSIVTVVDSSKTASPSQLKTDFLPLLSVVFVSENSLVAAGHDCCPMLFRCDDGGALTFVSKLDLPKQSIQRNISAMERFRNMDKRATTEDRNTALDTLHQNSITQVSIYEGDKRDCRKFCTTGIDGAMTIWDFKSLEASIQGLRIM; encoded by the exons ATGTCCCTTCATCAGTTTCTGTTGGAACCCATCACCTGCCACGCGTGGAACCACGACAGGACAC agATTGCCATCAGTCCAAACAACCATGAAGTTCACATCTACAAAAAGAGTGGTAACCAGTGGGTTAAGACTCATGAATTGAAGGAGCACAATGGACACATAACAG GAATTGACTGGGCTCCCAAGAGTGACCGCATAGTGACGTGCGGAGCAGACCGCAACGCCTACGTGTGGTCCCAGAAGGAAGGGGTATGGAAGCCCACGCTGGTCATCCTCAGGATCAACCGAGCTGCCACCTTCGTCAAGTGGTCCCCGCTGGAGAACAAGTTTGCCGTTGGGAGTGGCGCTCGACTCATCTCTGTCTGCTACTTTGAGTCCGAGAACGACTG GTGGGTGAGCAAGCACATCAAGAAGCCAGTTCGCTCCACCATCCTCAGCCTGGACTGGCATCCCAACAACATCCTGCTGGCTGCGGGATCCTGCGACTTCAAATGCAG GGTGTTCTCAGCCTACATTAAGGAGGTGGAAGAGAAACCCGGCCCCACACCCTGGGGCAGCAAAATGCCATTTGGGGCTGTGCTCGCAGAATTTGGAGGAGCGG gtggAGGGGGTTGGGTCCACTCTGTGTCTTTCTCAGCCTCTGGTAACCGCCTGGCCTGGGTCAGCCATGACAGCATTGTCACTGTGGTGGACAGCTCTAAGACTGCCAG TCCTTCGCAGTTGAAGACGGACTTCCTGCCTCTCCTCAGTGTCGTCTTTGTTTCCGAGAACAGTCTTGTAGCTGCG GGCCACGACTGTTGCCCCATGCTGTTCCGCTGCGACGATGGCGGAGCGCTGACTTTTGTGTCAAAGCTCGACCTCCCCAAGCAGAGCATCCAGAGGAACATCTCCGCCATGGAGCGCTTCAGGAACATGGACAAGAGAGCCACCACGGAGGACCGCAACACTGCACTGGACACACTGCACCAGAACAGCATCAC CCAAGTGTCTATCTATGAAGGGGACAAAAGGGATTGTCGCAAGTTCTGCACCACAGGCATCGATGGCGCGATGACCATTTGGGACTTCAAG AGTCTAGAAGCTTCTATCCAGGGCCTCCGCATCATGTGA
- the LOC119217624 gene encoding proline-rich protein 18-like, whose product MAEDASERLPSLGPTVPTLVPSSFSSRPFNRKAELLSYLILCVAKMPFIPSPASGPTARERPAGNAASATAFPRGPRGDRGGGARERLASDLKQLAKKSQPRSFLPPAKAASGSELHAKGRGGPPAPSQTDGFPARGPEARRRNHVSRGGPAESEAEAKAEEEVRFTLALTPEAVLLLLRRGNSERRQPGAAGACGSSSDPRRPRKAQPATQRRGAQPGDISSIVKVSLLNERHKYDDVEYEEEEEEERQRGADEHVVMKCTEWLRGLESAAGGH is encoded by the coding sequence ATGGCAGAGGATGCATCAGAGCGTCTCCCCTCTCTCGGTCCGACGGTCCCCACCTTGGTGCCCTCGTCTTTTTCCTCCCGGCCCTTCAACCGCAAAGCTGAGCTCCTCTCCTACTTGATCCTGTGCGTTGCCAAAATGCCGTTCATCCCGTCGCCCGCGTCGGGGCCGACCGCCAGGGAGAGGCCCGCCGGCAACGCTGCGTCCGCAACTGCCTTCCCCAGGGGCCCGAGGGGGGACAGAGGCGGGGGCGCGAGGGAGCGACTCGCTTCCGACCTCAAGCAGTTGGCTAAGAAGAGCCAGCCCAGGAGTTTTCTGCCACCCGCCAAAGCGGCGTCGGGGTCAGAGCTGCACgccaaggggagggggggaccgCCGGCCCCGTCACAGACGGACGGCTTCCCGGCCCGCGGGCCCGAGGCGCGGCGCCGCAACCACGTGAGCCGGGGGGGCCCCGCGGAGAGCGAAGCCGAGGCCAAGGCCGAGGAGGAGGTCCGCTTCACACTGGCTCTCACGCCCGAGGccgttctgctgctgctgcggcgcgGGAACAGCGAGAGGCGGCAACCCGGCGCAGCGGGCGCTTGTGGGAGCTCGTCGGATCCCAGGCGCCCTAGAAAGGCCCAGCCGGCGACACAGAGACGCGGCGCCCAGCCGGGGGACATAAGCTCCATCGTGAAAGTCTCCCTCCTGAACGAGCGCCACAAGTACGACGACGTGgagtacgaggaggaggaggaggaggagcggcagcGCGGCGCGGACGAGCACGTGGTGATGAAGTGCACCGAGTGGCTGCGCGGGCTGGAGAGCGCGGCGGGGGGACACTGA
- the abcg2b gene encoding broad substrate specificity ATP-binding cassette transporter ABCG2b → MSKEQTVAVGDEYFPERGPTLTFSDLHYCVRERRVCRGGGPEKHILNNVSGIMRPGMNAIMGATGSGKTSLLDVIAGRKDPVGLKRGKVMVDGKAVSADLRLSSAYVVQDDILMGTLSVRENLLFSANLRLDRQRHSSADKSDRVDAIIRDLGLTDCADTKIGTEFLRGVSGGERKRCSIGMELITSPSLLFLDEPTTGLDSNTANSIILLLNRLSRRGKTVIFSIHQPRYSIFKQFDHLTLLHKGEVVYAGAAAHALEYFTNLGYQIEAFNNPADFFMDITNGETKSTMVSLTAEEDKNPLANLYRRSPLGRNVLEELDHVNLSISDGAGGPDQAADYATSFLYQLRVVCGRTVMNSLRNPQTSYAQLALNVFFAILVGLIYYQMPLTLPEALQNRSGAFFFLIINMVFGNLSAVELFINERAIFIHENSSGYYRTSVYFLSKIFADLIPNRIIPIFVFSAIAYYMMGLKPAFEAFLCFALTMSLVSLAGVSLAFLVSASVSSFAMANILIALPFVFMMVFGGFLVNLNAMLSWLSWLQWISVFRYGLNAAFINEM, encoded by the exons ATGTCTAAGGAGCAGACTGTTGCCGTTGGCGATGAGTATTTCCCGGAACGAGGACCAACTCTCACATTTAGCGACTTGCACTACTGCGTTCGTGAGAGAAGGGTTTGCCGCGGGGGAGGCCCGGAAAAACACATCCTCAACAATGTAAG tggcaTCATGAGGCCCGGCATGAACGCCATCATGGGCGCCACCGGGAGCGGCAAAACATC aCTACTGGACGTGATTGCAGGGCGAAAGGACCCTGTTGGACTGAAGCGAGGAAAGGTGATGGTGGATGGCAAAGCCGTGTCAGCTGACCTGAGACTCAGCTCTGCGTACGTCGTCCAG GATGACATCCTGATGGGCACTCTGTCTGTGAGAGAGAACCTTCTGTTCAGTGCCAACCTGCGCctggaccgccagcggcactcCTCCGCTGATAAGAGCGACAGGGTGGACGCCATCATCAGAGACCTGGGCCTGACGGACTGTGCAGACACGAAG ataggGACAGAGTTTCTGCGCGGCGTATCCGGAGGCGAGAGGAAGAGGTGCAGCATCGGGATGGAGCTCATCACCTCTCCCTCGCTGCTGTTTCTGGACGAACCGACTACCGGGCTGGATTCTAACACTGCGAACTCCATCATCCTTCTATTGAACCG GCTGTCCAGAAGAGGCAAGACTGTGATCTTCTCCATCCACCAGCCACGCTACTCCATCTTCAAGCAGTTTGACCACCTGACTCTGTTGCATAAAGGGGAGGTGGTGTACGCGGGCGCTGCGGCCCATGCACTGGAATACTTCACCAACCtcg GCTACCAAATTGAGGCCTTCAATAACCCTGCGGATTTCTTCATGGACATCACAAATGGAGAGACCAAATCAACAATGGTGTCACTCACCGCAG AAGAGGATAAGAACCCGCTGGCCAACCTGTACCGCCGGTCCCCGCTGGGCCGCAATGTGCTGGAGGAGTTGGACCACGTGAACCTGAGCATCAGCGACGGGGCCGGCGGCCCAGACCAGGCGGCTGACTACGCGACCTCTTTCCTCTACCAG CTGCGTGTGGTGTGTGGGAGGACGGTCATGAACTCTCTGAGGAACCCTCAGACCTCTTACGCCCAGTTGGCTCTCAACGTCTTCTTTGCCATCCTGGTGGGACTCATCTATTACCAAATGCCGCTGACGCTGCCCGAGGCCTTACAGAACAG GAGCGGagccttcttcttcctcattatCAACATGGTCTTCGGGAACCTCTCCGCCGTTGAACTCTTTATCAACGAAAGGGCCATATTCAT TCACGAGAACTCCAGTGGCTACTACCGCACGTCCGTCTACTTCCTGTCCAAGATCTTTGCTGATCTCATCCCCAACCGCATAATCCCCATCTTTGTGTTTTCGGCCATCGCCTACTACATGATGG GATTGAAGCCCGCCTTTGAGGCCTTCCTGTGTTTCGCGCTGACCATGTCTCTGGTCAGTCTGGCGGGAGTCAGCCTGGCCTTCCTCGTCTCGGCGAGTGTGTCTTCGTTTGCCATGGCCAACATCCTCATTGCTCTGCCCTTTGTCTTCATGATG GTCTTTGGTGGTTTTCTCGTCAACCTCAATGCCATGCTGAGCTGGCTCTCCTGGCTGCAGTGGATCAGCGTCTTCAGATATGGACTCAAT GCTGCGTTCATCAACGAGATGTAG